The DNA region AACCATTCCACCAAAATTTTTCATTTGCTTTTTAGCGATACTATAATTTTTGCTGTTTTCTAATCCAGGATAAAAAACTTCACTTACTTTTGGGTGTGAATATAAGTACTGTGCAATTGCCAATCCATTTTCACTATGCCGTTGCACTCTTAAATGTAGGGTTTTTATACCTCTTAAAGCCAAAAAACAATCTTGTGGTCCAGCTACGGCACCTCCGGCAAATTGTATAAAATGGATTTGTTCTGCTAATTTTTCGTCCTTGACCATCAATGCACCCATAACCAAATCCGAATGGCCACCAAGATACTTTGTAGCAGAATGCATCACGATATCAGCTCCTAAATCTAAAGGTTGTTGTAAATAAGGAGTGGCAAATGTATTATCAACCGCTATAAGAATATTTTTATCAATAGCTTTAACATTTTTTGAAATTTCCTCAATATCAGCTATTTTCATCAAAGGGTTTGTAGGAGTTTCTAACCAAATCAGTTTTGTTTTTTCATTTATATATTTTTCGACATTACTAGCATCTTCCATATTTACAAAGTGGAATATCAATCCGTATTTTTCAAATAATTTAGTAAACATTCTATATGAACCTCCATATAAATCATCTCCAGCAATTATTTCATCCCCAGGGCTTAATAACTTTAATACACAATCGGTTGCTGCTAAGCCTGAAGAAAAAGCAAAACCGTGAGAGCCGTTTTCAATGGCTGCAAAATTGTTTTCTAACGCTGTGCGTGTTGGGTTTGCAGCCCTAGAATATTCATACCCTTTGTGCTTGCCCGGGCTACTTTGAGCATATGTAGATGTTTGATATATAGGAGGCATTACTGCTCCAGTTGATGGGTCATTTTGCTGACCTCCATGTATGGTTTTTGTGTTAAATTTCATGTTCTGTTTTATTGATAAGATATAATTTACAAATGTAACATTATTAAACCATCTTTTTTAAAGCTAAAATATAACCTAAATGAATCCCTTCATGGAAATTATTAAATTCAATGGCATCAGATATTGAATTTAATGTAACATTTGCACTTGTGGTATAAGATTGGTATGATTTAAAAATATTTTTCCCATAATCGTCCTCAAATTGATCTACCAAATTGAGCAGAAACTTTTTTGTGTCATTCAATTCCTGTTGGGTTATATCTATTTTAGGAGCTGTTCCTTTTTTGTATTTCTCTACCATTTTGTCAGAAACATATAATGGCAGCCCAGAGAATTTATAACATAACAATTGCTGAGTAACCACCAAATGAGCAATGTTCCAAGCGATGTTATTTTTAAACCCTTCAGGTATTTTATTGAGTTGTTCTAGAGAATAATTATCAATTATTTTTAGAATTAAAAGTCTATTTGCCCTTAAAATATCAAATTGTTTGTCCATATTTTTTAATTTAGCGTGAAAATAAAGTATTAATTTTTAAATCCAAATAGAATGAAAAAAATATATTTTTTAAAAACTTGTGATACTTGTCGAAGGATTTTAAAAGAAATTAATACTCAAGGATTTATACTACAAGAAATAAAATCCGAACCCATTACTGTTAAGCAATTAGAAGAAATGTATGCCATAACCAATAGTTATGAAGCACTGTTTAGTAAACGTTCTAAGAAATATGCAGCAATGGATTTAAAAAACCAATCCTTAACAGAAAAAGACTACAAGCAGTTAATTTTAGAGGAATACACGTTTTTAAAACGACCAGTTATTATCATTGAAAACGACATTTTTGTTGGAAATGCAAAGAAAACCATCGAAGCGTTAAAAAATCACCTTAAATAATCATTTTTTTTATTACAGTATTGGGTTTAAGAAAATTTTCTTTCAATTATAGTAATTAACCTCGCTTCATATTCTTCTTTTCCTGTCCAATCATAGTCAGGTTTTATCTGATTGTATATAAAATCCTTGGCCTCTTTTTCAGTTTTTAAAGTATTTAGTTGTGATAAAACTCTATTGAAATCAGCTTGACTGAAGTTAAACAGATTTTTCACAAATGCAATTCTATCATTTAAGCCAATTTGGATAGTTTGATTGAACATTTTATCGTTCAATGTTTTTTTCTCGTTTGGTTTGTCATCATCAAAAAGGGTAGATGTTTTATCAGCAGAAACAGAATCTCGAAACTCCTCTTTAGAACTTATTTGATTCGCCTTTAGGCCTTTGATGTCAATTTTAACCTTATCAAAAGTAGGCTCAA from Aureibaculum sp. 2308TA14-22 includes:
- a CDS encoding cystathionine gamma-synthase; protein product: MKFNTKTIHGGQQNDPSTGAVMPPIYQTSTYAQSSPGKHKGYEYSRAANPTRTALENNFAAIENGSHGFAFSSGLAATDCVLKLLSPGDEIIAGDDLYGGSYRMFTKLFEKYGLIFHFVNMEDASNVEKYINEKTKLIWLETPTNPLMKIADIEEISKNVKAIDKNILIAVDNTFATPYLQQPLDLGADIVMHSATKYLGGHSDLVMGALMVKDEKLAEQIHFIQFAGGAVAGPQDCFLALRGIKTLHLRVQRHSENGLAIAQYLYSHPKVSEVFYPGLENSKNYSIAKKQMKNFGGMVSFKLKDESQESTFKILESFKVFTLAESLGGVESLVNHPETMTHASIPEKEREKIGITTNLIRLSVGIEDIDDLIKDLKNVLD
- a CDS encoding DinB family protein, translated to MDKQFDILRANRLLILKIIDNYSLEQLNKIPEGFKNNIAWNIAHLVVTQQLLCYKFSGLPLYVSDKMVEKYKKGTAPKIDITQQELNDTKKFLLNLVDQFEDDYGKNIFKSYQSYTTSANVTLNSISDAIEFNNFHEGIHLGYILALKKMV
- a CDS encoding arsenate reductase family protein, whose amino-acid sequence is MKKIYFLKTCDTCRRILKEINTQGFILQEIKSEPITVKQLEEMYAITNSYEALFSKRSKKYAAMDLKNQSLTEKDYKQLILEEYTFLKRPVIIIENDIFVGNAKKTIEALKNHLK